In Brachyhypopomus gauderio isolate BG-103 chromosome 11, BGAUD_0.2, whole genome shotgun sequence, a single genomic region encodes these proteins:
- the LOC143527135 gene encoding uncharacterized protein LOC143527135, giving the protein MSIVSMGSLKIIGSVLLCLWLNQAHSSPMRQQSAVSQPGKRDVRLNRTEYEGISLAGAVQTNGKNKNSSTVLDVLAVLLTMGSVSDPMKARKVYMEAEGMLLEEITNGGALSQEKVKTARPHVGGGSSRNATSSSKANATGPRPSLVTTVGPALTAVQVTTATQEPCEKVTTTASPVVAAALKEVTTTASPVAAAALKEVTTTASPVAAAAPKEEVTTTASPVAAAAPKEEVTTTASPVAAAAPKEEVTTTASPVAAAAPKEVTTTASPVAAAAPKEEVTTTASPVAAAAPKEEVTTTASPVAAAAPKEEVTTTASPVAAAAPKEEVTTTASPVAVAAPKEEVTTTASPVAAAAQKEEVTTTASPVAAAAPKEEVTTTASPVAAAAPTEAVTATASPVAAAAPTEAVTATASPVAAAAPTEEVTATASPVAAAAPTEEVTATASPVAAAAPTEEVTATASPVAAAAPTEEVTATASPVAAAAPKEEVTTTASPVAAVAPKEEVTTTASPVAAVAPKEEVTTTASPVAAVAPKEEVTTTASPVAAVAPKEEVTATASPVAAAAPKEEVTATASPVAAAAPTEEVTATASPVAAAAPTEEVTATASPVAAAAPTEAVTATASPVAAAAPTEAVTATASPVAAAAPTEEVTATASPVAAAAPTEEVTATASPVAAAAPTEEVTATASPVAAAAPTEAVTATASPVAAAAPTEAVTATASPVAAAAPTEEVTATASPATASPVAAAAPTEEVTATASPVAAAAPTEEVTATASPVAAAAPTEEVTATASPVAAAAPTEEVTATASPVAAAAPTEEVTATASPVAAAAPMEEVTATASPVAAAAPTEEVTATASPVAAAAPTEEVTATASPVGGGAAPTEEVTATASPVAAAAPTEEVTATASPVAAAAPTEEVTATASPVAAAAPTEEVTATASPVAAAAQTEEVTATASPVGGGAAPTEEVTATASPVAAAAPTEEVTATASPVGGAAPTEEVTATASPVAAAAPTEEVTATASPVAAAAPTEEVTATASPVAAAAPTEEVTATASPVGGGAAPTEEVTATASPVAAAAPTEEVTATASPVAAAAPTEEVTATASPVAAAAQTEEVTATASPVGGGAAPTEEVTATASPVAAAAPTEEVTATASPVGGAAPTEEVTATASPVGGAAPTEEVTATASPVGGAAPTEEVTATASPVGGGAAPTEEVTATAMPVAAAVPEGSLFSSTMEPSVGEASGDGSGDVPGSGDVNSAGNSNGTTISQSNHSVTPISQDSPGKVKFPADVNGANASESNSATLSMQSNPPVHLNVSSPSVMSSCQNNQGNPSRNVSPESEEFQAQSTGSVVPSVQGHLLSLISDLEDEGFSLADPGQQVV; this is encoded by the exons ATGAGTATTGTCAGCATGGGGTCTTTGAAGATCATCGGTTCAGTTTTGTTATGCCTGTGGCTAAACCAAG CACACAGTTCTCCGATGAGACAACAGTCAGCCGTATCACAACCAGGCAAACGTGACGTGCGATTGAACAGAACCGAATACGAAG GTATTTCATTGGCTGGTGCTGTTCAAACGAATggcaaaaataaaaattcatcaACTGTGTTGGACGTCTTGGCTGTACTGCTGACAATGGGAAGTGTTTCTGATCCTATGAAAGCACGGAAAG taTACATGGAAGCTGAAGGCATGTTGCTTGAAGAGATCACTAATGGTGGAGCTTTATCTCAAGAGAAGGTGAAGACTGCTAGGCCTCATGTTGGTGGTGGTTCTTCTAGGAATGCAACATCTTCAAGCAAGGCTAATGCTACTGGACCGAGGCCTAGCCTGGTTACAACTGTGGGCCCAGCACTGACTGCAGTCCAGGTGACGACTGCCACACAAGAACCATGTGAGAAAGTGACtaccacggcaagcccagttgtTGCTGCAGCACTGAAGGAAGTGACtaccacggcaagcccagttgctgctgcagcactGAAGGAAGTGACtaccacggcaagcccagttgctgctgcagcaccgaaGGAAGAAGTGAcgaccacggcaagcccagttgctgctgcagcaccgaaGGAAGAAGTGAcgaccacggcaagcccagttgctgctgcagcaccgaaGGAAGAAGTGAcgaccacggcaagcccagttgctgctgcagcaccgaaGGAAGTGAcgaccacggcaagcccagttgctgctgcagcaccgaaGGAAGAAGTGAcgaccacggcaagcccagttgctgctgcagcaccgaaGGAAGAAGTGAcgaccacggcaagcccagttgctgctgcagcaccgaaGGAAGAAGTGAcgaccacggcaagcccagttgctgctgcagcaccgaaGGAAGAAGTGAcgaccacggcaagcccagttgctgTTGCAGCACCGAAGGAAGAAGTGAcgaccacggcaagcccagttgctgctgcagcacaGAAGGAAGAAGTGAcgaccacggcaagcccagttgctgctgcagcaccgaaGGAAGAAGTGAcgaccacggcaagcccagttgctgctgcagcaccgacggaagcagtgacggccacggcaagcccagttgctgctgcagcaccgacggaagcagtgacggccacggcaagcccagttgctgctgcagcaccgacggaggaagtgacggccacggcaagcccagttgctgctgcagcaccgacggaggaagtgacggccacggcaagcccagttgctgctgcagcaccgacggaggaagtgactgccacggcaagcccagttgctgctgcagcaccgacggaggaagtgactgccacggcaagcccagttgctgctgcagcaccgaaGGAAGAAGTGAcgaccacggcaagcccagttgctgctgTAGCACCGAAGGAAGAAGTGACtaccacggcaagcccagttgctgctgTAGCACCGAAGGAAGAAGTGAcgaccacggcaagcccagttgctgctgTAGCACCGAAGGAAGAAGTGAcgaccacggcaagcccagttgctgctgTAGCACCGAAGGAAGAagtgacggccacggcaagcccagttgctgctgcagcaccgaaggaagaagtgacggccacggcaagcccagttgctgctgcagcaccgacggaggaagtgacggccacggcaagcccagttgctgctgcagcaccgacggaggaagtgacggccacggcaagcccagttgctgctgcagcaccgacggaagcagtgacggccacggcaagcccagttgctgctgcagcaccgacggaagcagtgacggccacggcaagcccagttgctgctgcagcaccgacggaggaagtgacggccacggcaagcccagttgctgctgcagcaccgacTGAGGAAGTGActgccacggcaagcccagttgctgctgcagcaccgacGGAAGAAGTGActgccacggcaagcccagttgctgctgcagcaccgacGGAAGCAGTGActgccacggcaagcccagttgctgctgcagcaccgacggaagcagtgacggccacggcaagcccagttgctgctgcagcaccgacggaggaagtgacggccacggcaagcccggccacggcaagcccagttgctgctgcagcaccgacggaggaagtgacggccacggcaagcccagttgctgctgcagcaccgacggaggaagtgacggccacggcaagcccagttgctgctgcagcaccgacggaggaagtgacggccacggcaagcccagttgctgctgcagcaccgacggaggaagtgacggccacggcaagcccagttgctgctgcagcaccgacggaggaagtgacggccacggcaagcccagttgctgctgcagcaccgaTGGAGGAAGTGActgccacggcaagcccagttgctgctgcagcaccgacggaggaagtgactgccacggcaagcccagttgctgctgcagcaccgacggaggaagtgacggccacggcaagcccagttgggGGTGGTGCAGCACCGACGGAGGAagtgacggccacggcaagcccagttgctgctgcagcaccgacggaggaagtgacggccacggcaagcccagttgctgctgcagcaccgacggaggaagtgacggccacggcaagcccagttgctgctgcagcaccgacggaggaagtgacggccacggcaagcccagttgctgctgcagcacagacggaggaagtgacggccacggcaagcccagttgggGGTGGTGCAGCACCGACGGAGGAagtgacggccacggcaagcccagttgctgctgcagcaccgacagaggaagtgacggccacggcaagcccagttggtggtgcagcaccgacggaggaagtgacggccacggcaagcccagttgctgctgcagcaccgacggaggaagtgacggccacggcaagcccagttgctgctgcagcaccgacggaggaagtgacggccacggcaagcccagttgctgctgcagcaccgacggaggaagtgacggccacggcaagcccagttgggGGTGGTGCAGCACCGACGGAGGAagtgacggccacggcaagcccagttgctgctgcagcaccgacggaggaagtgacggccacggcaagcccagttgctgctgcagcaccgacggaggaagtgacggccacggcaagcccagttgctgctgcagcacagacggaggaagtgacggccacggcaagcccagttgggGGTGGTGCAGCACCGACGGAGGAagtgacggccacggcaagcccagttgctgctgcagcaccgacagaggaagtgacggccacggcaagcccagttggtggtgcagcaccgacggaggaagtgacggccacggcaagcccagttggtggtgcagcaccgacggaggaagtgacggccacggcaagcccagttggtggtgcagcaccgacggaggaagtgacggccacggcaagcccagttgggGGTGGTGCGGCACCGACGGAGGAAGTGACTGCTACCGCAATGCCAGTTGCTGCTGCAGTACCTGAAGGGTCACTGTTTAGCTCTACAATGGAACCCTCTGTCGGCGAAGCCTCAGGTGATGGCTCCGGGGATGTCCCTGGTTCTGGGGATGTGAACTCTGCTGGAAATTCAAATGGAACTACCATTTCCCAATCCAATCACTCGGTGACACCCATCTCTCAAGATTCCCCTGGAAAGGTGAAGTTTCCTGCAGACGTGAATGGGGCCAATGCATCGGAGTCTAACTCTGCAACTCTATCTATGCAAAGTAACCCTCCTGTCCATTTGAATGTGTCGAGTCCATCTGTGATGTCCAGCTGCCAAAATAATCAGGGAAACCCTTCAAGAAATG TGTCTCCTGAGAGTGAAGAATTCCAGGCCCAGTCTACTGGATCTGTAGTCCCCTCTGTACAAG GGCATCTGCTGTCGCTGATTTCTGATCTGGAAGATGAGGGTTTCAGCTTGGCAGATCCAGGTCAACAGGTGGTCTGA
- the LOC143527137 gene encoding uncharacterized protein LOC143527137 produces the protein MSIVSMGSLKIIGSVLLCLWLNQAHSSPMRQQSAVSQPGKRDVRLNRTEYEGISLAGAVQTNGKNKNSSTVLDVLAVLLTMGSVSDPMKARKVYMEAEGMLLEEITNGGALSQEKVKTARPHVGGGSSGNATSSSKANATGPRPSLVTTVGPALTAVQVTTATQEPCEKVTTTASPVVAAALKEVTTTASPVAAAALKEVTTTASPVAAAAPKEEVTTTASPVAVAAPKEEVTTTASPVAAAAPKEVTTTASPVAAAAPKEEVTTTASPVAAAAPKEEVTATASPVAAAAPKEEVTATASPVAAAAPTEEVTATASPVAAAAPKEEVTATASPVAAAAPTEEVTATASPVAAAAPTEEVTATASPVAAAAPTEEVTATASPVAAAAPTEEVTATASPVAAVAPTEEVTATASPVAAAAPTEEVTATASPVGAAAPTEEVTATASPVGAAAPTEEVTATASPVGAAAPAEEVTATASPVGAAAPAEEVTATASPVGAAAPTEEVTATASPVTAAAPTEEVTATASPVAAAAPTEEVMATASPVAAAAPTEEVTATASPVGGGAAPTEEVTATASPVAAAAPTEEVTATASPVGAAAPTEEVTATASPVGAAAPTEEVTATASPVAAAAPTEEVTATASPVAAAAPTEEVTATASPVGGGAAPTEEVTATASPVAAAAPTQEVTATASPVGAAASTEEVTATASPVAAAAPTEEVTATASPVGGGAAPTEEVTATASPVAAAAPTEEVTATASPVAAAAPTEEVTATASPVGGGAAPTEEVTATAMPVAAAVPEGSLFSSTMEPSVGEASGDGSGDVPGSGDVNSAGNSNGTTISQSNHSVTPISQDSPGKVKFPADVNGANASESNSATLSMQSNPPVHLNVSSPSVMSSCQNNQGNPSRNVSPESEEFQAQSTGSVDPSVQGHLLSLISDLEDEGFSLAGPGQQVV, from the exons ATGAGTATTGTCAGCATGGGGTCTTTGAAGATCATCGGTTCAGTTTTGTTATGCCTGTGGCTAAACCAAG CACACAGTTCTCCGATGAGACAACAGTCAGCCGTATCACAACCAGGCAAACGTGACGTGCGATTGAACAGAACCGAATACGAAG GTATTTCATTGGCTGGTGCTGTTCAAACGAATggcaaaaataaaaattcatcaACTGTGTTGGACGTCTTGGCTGTACTGCTGACAATGGGAAGTGTTTCTGATCCTATGAAAGCACGGAAAG taTACATGGAAGCTGAAGGCATGTTGCTTGAAGAGATCACTAATGGTGGAGCTTTATCTCAAGAGAAGGTGAAGACTGCTAGGCCTCATGTTGGTGGTGGTTCTTCTGGGAATGCAACATCTTCAAGCAAGGCTAATGCTACTGGACCGAGGCCTAGCCTGGTTACAACTGTGGGCCCAGCACTGACTGCAGTCCAGGTGACGACTGCCACACAAGAACCATGTGAGAAAGTGACtaccacggcaagcccagttgtTGCTGCAGCACTGAAGGAAGTGACtaccacggcaagcccagttgctgctgcagcactGAAGGAAGTGACtaccacggcaagcccagttgctgctgcagcaccgaaGGAAGAAGTGAcgaccacggcaagcccagttgctgTTGCAGCACCGAAGGAAGAAGTGAcgaccacggcaagcccagttgctgctgcagcaccgaaGGAAGTGAcgaccacggcaagcccagttgctgctgcagcaccgaaGGAAGAAGTGAcgaccacggcaagcccagttgctgctgcagcaccgaaggaagaagtgacggccacggcaagcccagttgctgctgcagcaccgaaggaggaagtgacggccacggcaagcccagttgctgctgcagcaccgacggaggaagtgacggccacggcaagcccagttgctgctgcagcaccgaaggaagaagtgacggccacggcaagcccagttgctgctgcagcaccgacggaggaagtgacggccacggcaagcccagttgctgctgcagcaccgacggaggaagtgactgccacggcaagcccagttgctgctgcagcaccgacggaagaagtgacggccacggcaagcccagttgctgctgcagcaccgacggaggaagtgacggccacggcaagcccagttgctgctgtagcaccgacggaggaagtgacggccacggcaagcccagttgctgctgcagcaccgacggaggaagtgacggccacggcaagcccagttggtgctgcagcaccgacggaggaagtgacggccacggcaagcccagttggtgctgcagcaccgacggaggaagtgacggccacggcaagcccagttggtGCTGCAGCACCGGCGGAGGAagtgacggccacggcaagcccagttggtGCTGCAGCACCGGCGGAGGAAGTGActgccacggcaagcccagttggtgctgcagcaccgacggaggaagtgacggccacggcaagcccagttactgctgcagcaccgacggaggaagtgacggccacggcaagcccagttgctgctgcagcaccgacGGAGGAAGTGATGGCCACAgcaagcccagttgctgctgcagcaccgacggaggaagtgacggccacggcaagcccagttgggGGTGGTGCAGCACCGACGGAGGAagtgacggccacggcaagcccagttgctgctgcagcaccgacggaggaagtgacggccacggcaagcccagttggtgctgcagcaccgacggaggaagtgacggccacggcaagcccagttggtgctgcagcaccgacggaggaagtgacggccacggcaagcccagttgctgctgcagcaccgacggaggaagtgacggccacggcaagcccagttgctgctgcagcaccgacggaggaagtgacggccacggcaagcccagttgggGGTGGTGCAGCACCGACGGAGGAagtgacggccacggcaagcccagttgctgctgcagcaccgacgcaggaagtgacggccacggcaagcccagttggtGCTGCAGCATCGACGGAGGAagtgacggccacggcaagcccagttgctgctgcagcaccgacggaggaagtgacggccacggcaagcccagttgggGGTGGTGCAGCACCGACGGAGGAagtgacggccacggcaagcccagttgctgctgcagcaccgacggaggaagtgacggccacggcaagcccagttgctgctgcagcaccgacggaggaagtgactgccacggcaagcccagttggaGGTGGTGCGGCACCGACGGAGGAAGTGACTGCTACCGCAATGCCAGTTGCTGCTGCAGTACCTGAAGGGTCACTGTTTAGCTCTACAATGGAACCCTCTGTCGGCGAAGCCTCAGGTGATGGCTCCGGGGATGTCCCTGGTTCTGGGGATGTGAACTCTGCTGGAAATTCAAATGGAACTACCATTTCCCAATCCAATCACTCGGTGACACCCATCTCTCAAGATTCCCCTGGAAAGGTGAAGTTTCCTGCAGACGTGAATGGGGCCAATGCATCGGAGTCTAACTCTGCAACTCTATCTATGCAAAGTAACCCTCCTGTCCATTTGAATGTGTCGAGTCCATCTGTGATGTCCAGCTGCCAAAATAATCAGGGAAACCCTTCAAGAAATG TGTCTCCTGAGAGTGAAGAATTCCAGGCCCAGTCTACTGGATCTGTAGACCCCTCTGTACAAG GGCATCTGCTGTCGCTGATTTCTGATCTGGAAGATGAGGGTTTCAGCTTGGCAGGTCCAGGTCAACAGGTGGTCTGA
- the atp6v1e1a gene encoding V-type proton ATPase subunit E 1a, translating into MALSDLDVQKQIKHMMAFIEQEANEKAEEIDAKAEEEFNIEKGRLVQNQRLKIMEYYEKKEKQIEQQKKIQMSNLMNQARLKVLKARDDLLADLLNDARKRLANVAKDPVQYTSLLEGLVLQGFYQLLEPKVIIRCRKEDLKMVQDAVKKNIPIYKESVKSEIEVRIDEDSFLSPEISGGVEIYNANGKIKVSNTLESRLDLLSHQMMPEIRAALFGPNQNRKFMD; encoded by the exons ATGGCGCTTAGTGATTTGGACGTTCAAAAACAG ATTAAACACATGATGGCCTTCATTGAGCAGGAGGCCAATGAGAAGGCAGAAGAAATTGATGCAAAG gcagaggaggagTTTAATATTGAGAAAGGACGTCTTGTGCAAAATCAGAGGCTGAAGATAATGGAGTACTATGAGAAGAAGGAGAAACAGATTGAGCAacagaagaaaat TCAGATGTCCAATCTGATGAACCAGGCCAGACTGAAGGTCCTTAAGGCACGAGATGACCTGCTTGCG GATCTTCTAAATGATGCACGTAAGCGGTTGGCTAACGTGGCTAAAGATCCAGTACAGTATACATCCCTGCTGGAGGGTTTAGTGTTACAG GGCTTCTATCAGCTGCTGGAACCCAAGGTGATTATTCGCTGCAGGAAGGAAGATCTGAAAATGGTGCAG GATGCGGTGAAGAAAAACATTCCCATCTACAAAGAGTCTGTGAAGAGTGAGATTGAAGTCCGTATCGATGAGGACAGCTTCCTCTCCCCTGAAAT CTCTGGAGGCGTGGAGATCTATAATGCTAATGGCAAGATCAAGGTGTCCAACACGCTGGAGAGCAGACTGGACCTGCTGTCCCATCAG ATGATGCCTGAAATTCGAGCAGCTCTGTTTGGCCCTAATCAAAACCGCAAGTTCATGGATTAA
- the LOC143527136 gene encoding uncharacterized protein LOC143527136: protein MSIVSMGSLKIIGSVLLCLWLNQAHSSPMRQQSAVSQPGKRDVRLNRTEYEGISLAGAVQTNGKNKNSSTVLDVLAVLLTMGSVSDPMKARKVYMEAEGMLLEEITNGGALSQEKVKTARPHVGGGSSGNATSSSKANATGPRPSLVTTVGPALTAVQVTTATQEPCEKVTTTASPVVAAALKEVTTTASPVAAAALKEVTTTASPVAAAAPKEEVTTTASPVAVAAPKEEVTTTASPVAAAAPKEVTTTASPVAAAAPKEEVTTTASPVAAAAPKEEVTATASPVAAAAPKEEVTATASPVAAAAPTEEVTATASPVAAAAPKEEVTATASPVAAAAPTEEVTATASPVAAAAPTEEVTATASPVAAAAPTEEVTATASPVAAAAPTEEVTATASPVAAVAPTEEVTATASPVAAAAPTEEVTATASPVGAAAPTEEVTATASPVGAAAPTEEVTATASPVGAAAPAEEVTATASPVGAAAPAEEVTATASPVGAAAPTEEVTATASPVTAAAPTEEVTATASPVAAAAPTEEVMATASPVAAAAPTEEVTATASPVGGGAAPTEEVTATASPVAAAAPTEEVTATASPVGAAAPTEEVTATASPVGAAAPTEEVTATASPVAAAAPTEEVTATASPVAAAAPTEEVTATASPVAAAAQTEEVTATASPVGGGAAPTEEVTATASPVGGAAPTEEVTATASPVGGAAPTEEVTATASPVGGAAPTEEVTATASPVGGAAPTEEVTATASPVAAAAPTEEVTATASPVGGGAAPTEEVTATAMPVAAAVPEGSLFSSTMEPSVGEASGDGSGDVPGSGDVSSAGNSNGTTISQSNHSVTPISQDSPGKVKFPADVNGANASESNSATLSMQSNPPVHLNVSSPSVMSSCQNNQGNPSRNVSPESEEFQAQSTGSVVPSVQGHLLSLISDLEDEGFSLADPGQQVV, encoded by the exons ATGAGTATTGTCAGCATGGGGTCTTTGAAGATCATCGGTTCAGTTTTGTTATGCCTGTGGCTAAACCAAG CACACAGTTCTCCGATGAGACAACAGTCAGCCGTATCACAACCAGGCAAACGTGACGTGCGATTGAACAGAACCGAATACGAAG GTATTTCATTGGCTGGTGCTGTTCAAACGAATggcaaaaataaaaattcatcaACTGTGTTGGACGTCTTGGCTGTACTGCTGACAATGGGAAGTGTTTCTGATCCTATGAAAGCACGGAAAG taTACATGGAAGCTGAAGGCATGTTGCTTGAAGAGATCACTAATGGTGGAGCTTTATCTCAAGAGAAGGTGAAGACTGCTAGGCCTCATGTTGGTGGTGGTTCTTCTGGGAATGCAACATCTTCAAGCAAGGCTAATGCTACTGGACCGAGGCCTAGCCTGGTTACAACTGTGGGCCCAGCACTGACTGCAGTCCAGGTGACGACTGCCACACAAGAACCATGTGAGAAAGTGACtaccacggcaagcccagttgtTGCTGCAGCACTGAAGGAAGTGACtaccacggcaagcccagttgctgctgcagcactGAAGGAAGTGACtaccacggcaagcccagttgctgctgcagcaccgaaGGAAGAAGTGAcgaccacggcaagcccagttgctgTTGCAGCACCGAAGGAAGAAGTGAcgaccacggcaagcccagttgctgctgcagcaccgaaGGAAGTGAcgaccacggcaagcccagttgctgctgcagcaccgaaGGAAGAAGTGAcgaccacggcaagcccagttgctgctgcagcaccgaaggaagaagtgacggccacggcaagcccagttgctgctgcagcaccgaaggaggaagtgacggccacggcaagcccagttgctgctgcagcaccgacggaggaagtgacggccacggcaagcccagttgctgctgcagcaccgaaggaagaagtgacggccacggcaagcccagttgctgctgcagcaccgacggaggaagtgacggccacggcaagcccagttgctgctgcagcaccgacggaggaagtgactgccacggcaagcccagttgctgctgcagcaccgacggaagaagtgacggccacggcaagcccagttgctgctgcagcaccgacggaggaagtgacggccacggcaagcccagttgctgctgtagcaccgacggaggaagtgacggccacggcaagcccagttgctgctgcagcaccgacggaggaagtgacggccacggcaagcccagttggtgctgcagcaccgacggaggaagtgacggccacggcaagcccagttggtgctgcagcaccgacggaggaagtgacggccacggcaagcccagttggtGCTGCAGCACCGGCGGAGGAagtgacggccacggcaagcccagttggtGCTGCAGCACCGGCGGAGGAagtgacggccacggcaagcccagttggtgctgcagcaccgacggaggaagtgacggccacggcaagcccagttactgctgcagcaccgacggaggaagtgacggccacggcaagcccagttgctgctgcagcaccgacggaggaagtgatggccacggcaagcccagttgctgctgcagcaccgacggaggaagtgacggccacggcaagcccagttgggGGTGGTGCAGCACCGACGGAGGAagtgacggccacggcaagcccagttgctgctgcagcaccgacggaggaagtgacggccacggcaagcccagttggtgctgcagcaccgacggaggaagtgacggccacggcaagcccagttggtgctgcagcaccgacggaggaagtgacggccacggcaagcccagttgctgctgcagcaccgacggaggaagtgacggccacggcaagcccagttgctgctgcagcaccgacggaggaagtgacggccacggcaagcccagttgctgctgcagcacagacggaggaagtgacggccacggcaagcccagttgggGGTGGTGCAGCACCGACGGAGGAagtgacggccacggcaagcccagttggtggtgcagcaccgacggaggaagtgacggccacggcaagcccagttggtggtgcagcaccgacggaggaagtgacggccacggcaagcccagttggtggtgcagcaccgacggaggaagtgacggccacggcaagcccagttggtggtgcagcaccgacggaggaagtgactgccacggcaagcccagttgctgctgcagcaccgacggaggaagtgactgccacggcaagcccagttgggGGTGGTGCGGCACCGACGGAGGAAGTGACTGCTACCGCAATGCCAGTTGCTGCTGCAGTACCTGAAGGGTCACTGTTTAGCTCTACAATGGAACCCTCTGTCGGCGAAGCCTCAGGTGATGGCTCCGGGGATGTCCCTGGTTCTGGGGATGTGAGCTCTGCTGGAAATTCAAATGGAACTACCATTTCCCAATCCAATCACTCGGTGACACCCATCTCTCAAGATTCCCCTGGAAAGGTGAAGTTTCCTGCAGACGTGAATGGGGCCAATGCATCGGAGTCTAACTCTGCAACTCTATCTATGCAAAGTAACCCTCCTGTCCATTTGAATGTGTCGAGTCCATCTGTGATGTCCAGCTGCCAAAATAATCAGGGAAACCCTTCAAGAAATG TGTCTCCTGAGAGTGAAGAATTCCAGGCCCAGTCTACTGGATCTGTAGTCCCCTCTGTACAAG GGCATCTGCTGTCGCTGATTTCTGATCTGGAAGATGAGGGTTTCAGCTTGGCAGATCCAGGTCAACAGGTGGTCTGA